One window of Caldivirga sp. genomic DNA carries:
- a CDS encoding aldo/keto reductase — MQYVKLGWSGVKVSQLCLGTWYLPRLNERDEYGVHKVDVNTTIKIMRRAYDEGINCIDTANRYHGAMAPVDLNHVGNSEKVVGEFLKTVDRESIVLATKVRGQMAPWPNGEGLSRKHIRWQIKESLRRLGLEYVDLYQIHAPDPDTPKIETLRTLNYLVEDGLVNYIGESNHPAHDIVEFMELADKHNLEPFTTMQEVYNVLSRDIERDKIPVAKRYGMAILAYSPLAQGVLTGKYVDFNTKKWTTPSDSRAAISSGLQGYFNDRNLKILLELNEIAKSKGATLSQVSLAWLISMQERFGVNIIPIIGVSRMEHLEDNLGALNVKLSQDDLKRIDEVLKTQ, encoded by the coding sequence ATGCAGTATGTTAAGCTTGGTTGGTCTGGGGTTAAGGTTTCGCAACTATGCTTAGGCACCTGGTACCTGCCTAGGCTTAATGAGAGGGATGAGTACGGTGTTCATAAGGTTGATGTTAATACAACCATTAAAATCATGAGGAGGGCTTATGATGAGGGAATCAACTGCATCGACACGGCTAACAGGTACCATGGGGCAATGGCGCCCGTCGACCTTAACCACGTGGGCAACTCGGAGAAAGTCGTTGGTGAATTCCTGAAGACTGTGGACAGGGAGTCCATTGTATTAGCCACTAAGGTTAGGGGACAGATGGCTCCTTGGCCTAATGGTGAGGGGTTGTCTAGGAAGCACATTAGGTGGCAGATTAAGGAATCATTAAGGAGACTTGGCTTAGAGTACGTTGACCTATATCAAATACATGCCCCCGATCCTGATACTCCTAAGATTGAGACTCTTAGGACTCTTAACTACCTTGTTGAGGATGGTTTAGTCAACTACATTGGTGAAAGCAATCACCCAGCCCACGACATAGTAGAATTCATGGAACTAGCCGATAAGCATAACCTAGAGCCATTCACAACAATGCAGGAGGTTTACAATGTCCTCAGTAGGGATATTGAGAGAGACAAGATACCTGTAGCCAAGAGGTACGGCATGGCAATACTAGCCTACTCACCCCTAGCCCAAGGAGTATTAACAGGCAAGTACGTTGACTTCAACACTAAGAAGTGGACCACACCCAGTGATTCAAGGGCAGCAATATCAAGTGGCCTACAAGGGTACTTCAATGATAGGAACCTTAAGATTCTCCTTGAGCTTAATGAAATAGCTAAGTCCAAGGGAGCTACCTTAAGTCAAGTCTCATTGGCATGGTTAATAAGCATGCAGGAGAGGTTCGGAGTCAATATAATACCCATCATAGGGGTAAGCAGAATGGAGCACCTTGAGGACAATTTAGGGGCATTAAACGTGAAGCTAAGCCAAGACGATTTAAAGAGAATTGATGAGGTCTTAAAGACTCAGTAG
- the trpA gene encoding tryptophan synthase subunit alpha, with the protein MGISRPALGLYLTATYPSSRRFIEVLDKIKGLVDFLEIGIPTRDPKYDGPVIRMAHQGAELMGLEAIKVVDDYSKYSKVPVLMGYISDYYNSLNDVAKVASDVGAVTVLFPDLIFDYPELIDKYIEVMRSSGLTPSFFISSKTPYRLIRRLSEQEPLFIYLGLYAATGIKLPIYIEQNVVTIRGILGDTFLVVGFAVNNPDMVRSLVKAGADGVVVGSAFIQRINDLNDALNFLKGLRGGLP; encoded by the coding sequence ATGGGTATAAGTAGGCCCGCCTTGGGCCTATATTTAACTGCAACATACCCAAGCAGTAGACGCTTCATAGAAGTCCTTGATAAGATAAAGGGCCTGGTGGACTTCCTGGAGATTGGTATACCAACCCGTGACCCTAAGTATGATGGGCCAGTTATTAGGATGGCTCATCAAGGCGCTGAACTAATGGGGCTTGAGGCCATTAAGGTTGTTGATGATTACAGTAAGTACAGTAAGGTACCAGTGCTAATGGGTTACATTAGTGACTACTATAATTCACTTAATGATGTGGCTAAAGTTGCTAGTGATGTTGGAGCAGTAACAGTGCTATTCCCTGACCTAATATTCGACTACCCTGAATTAATAGATAAATATATTGAAGTAATGAGGAGCAGTGGATTAACACCCAGCTTCTTCATATCAAGTAAAACCCCCTATAGGTTAATTAGGAGACTGAGTGAACAGGAACCATTATTCATATACCTAGGCCTATACGCTGCCACCGGCATTAAGTTACCTATTTACATTGAGCAGAACGTGGTGACTATTAGGGGTATTTTAGGCGACACCTTCCTAGTTGTTGGCTTCGCAGTTAATAATCCTGACATGGTTAGGTCATTAGTTAAGGCTGGGGCTGATGGTGTTGTTGTTGGTTCAGCGTTCATTCAAAGAATTAATGATCTTAATGATGCCTTAAACTTCCTTAAGGGTCTTAGGGGTGGTTTACCATGA